From Vulpes vulpes isolate BD-2025 chromosome 7, VulVul3, whole genome shotgun sequence, one genomic window encodes:
- the LOC140599549 gene encoding ubiquitin carboxyl-terminal hydrolase 17-like protein 6 — protein sequence MEAAHLPRSEEPQFSASPKPQSCWSRRGGAEVHGGPSVPERTSPASKTLSSPTDPLAPAAPGLPPTKTPLSWKSLSQVGAGLQNMGNTCYVNATLQCLIYTEPLASYMLSQQHGTTCRKQTSCMLCTLQAHLTRVLRTSHPGRVLRPLPLLLAAFHRGKQEDAHEYLMFILDAMQQACLPEDKPSDPERPQDSTLIQQLFGGYWKSQIQCLHCQGISSTLEPYLDISLDIGAAQSVSQALEQLVKPQLLEGENAYHCSKCLEKVLASKVLTLHTSPKVLILALKRFSDLTGHKMTKEVQYPERLDMQHYLSEQRAGPLVYVLYAVLVHAGRSCHSGHYFCFVKAGNGQWYKMDDAKVSACDVTCALSQPAYVLFYMQKTDLERDLGRESVEGGLASPEADPTVVGEASGEPATDPSVNLPELEERGEETSRQQMTLDQWRCLQERNRPKPELNVRRREIALPEDAVILHHSKYTPEMPKNHPQQTFDLLTTAAGMIPPQVAGDVAKAPRCRGLGREGASDRPDEVQPDGAAGARIRQLLPALQRRDVISICSFLDNDHGFATTDEVLGLLFTEQGVPNDPGTPQTHSDIGHGPGRSPFMLKPSGSPRRAISCMLEIWLDY from the exons ATGGAGGCTGCCCACCTCCCCCGCTCAGAGGAGCCTCAGTTCAGTGCCTCTCCCAAACCCCAGTCATGCTGGTCAAGGAGAGGCGGTGCTGAAGTCCATGGAGGACCCTCTGTGCCCGAGAGGACATCCCCTGCATCAAAGACACTCTCCTCCCCAACTGACCCGTTGGCTCCCGCAGCACCAGGGCTGCCTCCCACCAAGACGCCTCTGAGTTGGAAGAGCCTTTCCCAGGTGGGCGCTGGGCTTCAGAACATGGGCAACACTTGCTATGTGAATGCGACCCTGCAGTGTCTGATCTACACAGAGCCCCTCGCCAGCTACATGCTGTCCCAGCAGCACGGGACCACCTGTAGGAAGCAGACATCCTGCATGCTGTGTACTCTGCAGGCTCACCTGACGCGGGTTCTCAGGACGTCTCATCCTGGACGTGTGCTCCGGCCCCTGCCACTCCTGCTCGCCGCCTTCCACAGAGGCAAGCAGGAAGATGCCCATGAGTATCTCATGTTCATTCTGGATGCAATGCAGCAAGCATGCTTGCCTGAGGACAAGCCCTCAGACCCTGAGCGTCCTCAGGACAGCACCCTCATCCAGCAACTCTTTGGGGGGTACTGGAAGTCGCAAATCCAGTGTCTCCACTGCCAAGGCATTTCGAGCACTCTGGAACCTTACCTGGACATCAGCCTGGACATCGGGGCTGCTCAGAGTGTCAGCCAAGCTTTGGAGCAGTTGGTGAAGCCCCAACTGCTGGAAGGTGAAAATGCCTACCATTGTAGTAAGTGTCTAGAGAAGGTGCTTGCGTCCAAGGTGTTGACTTTGCACACTTCCCCGAAGGTCCTCATCCTGGCCTTGAAACGATTCTCAGACTTGACAGGCCACAAAATGACTAAGGAGGTGCAATATCCTGAGCGCCTTGACATGCAACACTACCTgtctgagcagagggcaggaccCTTGGTTTATGTGCTCTATGCCGTGCTGGTGCATGCTGGGAGGAGTTGCCACAGTGGACATTACTTCTGTTTTGTAAAGGCAGGAAATGGCCAGTGGTATAAAATGGATGATGCTAAGGTCAGCGCCTGTGATGTGACTTGCGCGCTGAGCCAACCTGCCTATGTCCTCTTTTATATGCAGAAGACTGATCTGGAAAGAGACCTTGGGAGGGAGTCAGTCGAGGGAGGACTCGCATCTCCCGAGGCAGATCCCACGGTGGTGGGTGAGGCCTCAGGAGAGCCAGCAACGGATCCCTCCGTGAACCTTCCTGAGTTGGAGGAGCGTGGGGAAGAGACCTCAAGGCAACAAATGACATTAGACCAGTGGAGATGCCTCCAAGAACGCAACCGACCTAAGCCTGAACTCAAtgtcaggagaagagaaattgCCCTTCCTGAGGACGCAGTCATCCTTCACCACTCCAAATACACACCTGAGATGCCGAAGAATCATCCTCAACAGACCTTCGACCTGCTCACCACTGCAGCTGGGATGATCCCACCTCAGGTGGCCGGGGACGTGGCCAAAGCCCCGC ggtgCAGGGGCCTCGGCCGGGAAGGGGCATCGGATCGCCCCGATGAAGTCCAGCCAGACGGAGCTGCTGGGGCACGAATACGACAACTGCTGCCCGCCTTGCAGCGCAGGGACGTCATCTCCATTTGCAGCTTCTTAGACAACGATCATGGATTCGCCACCACGGACGAGGTGCTGGGCCTGCTGTTCACCGa ACAGGGGGTCCCCAATGACCCCGGGACGCCTCAGACCCACTCGGATATCGGCCATGGGCCAGGCCGGAGCCCTTTCATGCTCAAGCCTTCAGGAAGCCCCAGGAG